Within Hoplias malabaricus isolate fHopMal1 chromosome 16, fHopMal1.hap1, whole genome shotgun sequence, the genomic segment ccCTGCTTAGTTGCAGACCCCAGCATCCTTTGCTCAGAGTGTTCAGGAGCTCACCATTGCTCTGCAGAGAACAGGAGACCCAGCTAACCTCAACCGCCTTAGACCACATCTAGAGCTGCTGGCTGACATTGACCCCAGCCCAGGTCTGTGTCCACATGCATGTTCATGTTTAGATTCAAAACTGTAATCAGAGAATGATCAATTTACTCAAACCtaatttaactgacaaaatacCAATACAAGCCTCCGCATCAGTAGTACCCTCACATATATGCAGATTACGCATGCTGTGGGCATTGATGAACCCTATGCCATCAGAGATCCTGGATATTGCACTTGTTATTGGTAACAGTTTGAATGGTGTTTTTCATCATGAGTacaaaaaatgtcttttttttttctccccaaacAAACTGGATGCATTTTCCCACAgaacactgtccactgtccttcTCAGATGACGTCTTGTGTGCTGTTACAATGTTTacactttaatgactttcgttGCTGCTGGAGTCCACATAATCCACTCATTGACTCCACTTGATTTAACCAAGACAGTACCAGAGCTATAGATCAGTGATGAAACTGTACATAGctttatcattattttaacatGTTGACGCCGATTTGCTTGCCTCAACATTAAATTCCTGAAACACTTTCAGACTGCTTGTGAAGTTGACTTCCCGTTGCTTTTATTTGAAAGAACCACCTGTTAAATCACATTTACATTGAGGATATAAAAGTGACAAAACCAGAGTTGTCTAAGACTTATGCAGATAAAAGTTCTTTGtcctgtttatatttctgtttcgTCAGGGATTTAGGGTCTCTGCTCACATTTCTTTAGATTTGAATATTTATGCGAGGCATTGATTTACGTCATCAGAAGTTAGATTGGAATTAGCAGTATTAAATTCTGCCCCCTACTAGATGCTCCTGCACCTACATGGGAACAGCTTGACAAAGGCCTAGTGGCTGTGAAGACTGTGGTGCATGGCCTAGTGGACTTCATCCAGAACCACAGCAAGAAAGGAGGAGACCCCCAACAGGTCTGTGGCCCCAGCAATACAACCAAAATTTATCTCACTAAAAGCTGAAACATTGATATAACAGTGGTGCATGCCTATTCACATCTACTGTTCTAAAAATCTACTACTACTGTAGTAGATCTACTGGTCTAAAAATACTTATATCCGTAAGAATATTTTAGATGATGTTTGTACTTGAGCTCTGAAAAGCTGGGATCTCTGtgactgtttttttaattctttaaacTAATCCTCTATTTTCACTAGGCGCCTCAGCACAGCAAGTATAAGACGTACATGTGTCGAGACATGAAGCAGAAAGGAGGCTGTCCCCGGGGAGCCAGCTGCACCTTTGCCCATACTCAGGAAGAGCTGGAGAAGTGAGTTACTTGTATGTGCTCATTACTTGTGTATGAAGCATCAACTAGCATGCCATGTCTCTGATAACATCATCTAATGCTAGGTATCGCAAGGTGAACAAGCGACTCCCCACAAGGAAGAACCTCAGCCAGTCCCTGACACAGCTAAATGAAATGGATGTTGTTTTTCCCCCAAGCCTTCTTCCAGATGAGGGCTTGGTTGTGGAAGGACTGTCTCACAAACCTGGCATCGTAACCAATGGCATCATACCAGTCGGTCCTGGAACAGTGCCCCTGGTCTCCCGGGGTTCTGATCCCTCATATGACCCAGCACGCAAGTTGGTAAAGCCAGATGCAGTCAGCCTTAGTGCCCCAGGATCACCCCCAGACTTGTGAGTGTATTTTTTGTGAATTATGTGATCTTGGCTGGCAGCTGAATCCTTTGAGTATTTTTATTGGCCCTTGAccattttaaatttacaatCTGTAAAAATACTGTTATTATTAGTGTGATAAGTTTTGTTGATGTGATATAACATTTCTCATCAGTGCctaaaaactttaaaagtgCCGTGTTCACACAAGTCCACTTTAAGTGACATTGAATGCTCTATGTGAAACACTGGATAAAAATAATTGTTCCTAGAGATTTTGATGAAGGTTTTACAAAGTGGCGCTAATAGTATTTAGTGtcttaatgtgtttatacaTATTGTGTATTGTGAAATTTTTCCACAACAGCCTTCATTATGTCCTGAAACATTGAGGGATGTAGTTCTATGTTTTAGAAATATCTTTGGCTCATCTGTCCTGAAACTTATGCCTACTTACAGaaaaggttatttatttattttttatttttttgttttggacaGATTGGATCCCATGTCTAAAGTGGGAATgcctgctcctcctcttcctcgaGGTACAAGGGAGAGCCTGACCAGTCATAAACACACAACTTCTCTTTCTAGAATTGCTCCAATACCTCAGTACCCTCCACATCAGCCTGAAGGTTATTACTCTGAACAAAGACTACTACCATCTGCCTCCCAATACGAATCCTCTCAGTATCCTCCTGGTAAACCATCATAGCATTTGTGTttatcattatatatttttgctgccaaaacaaaaccttgtatctcaaGCATGGTAGCTATAAAGGAGAAGCAAATATTTAAATggaatttaatatttgtttaaagtAACATTGAACATTTTGTCCTGAAATTTGAACCATACTAAAGGGAAATTGTATTATCAGTCAATGAAATATGGAAAATTATATACATGGTGATTTTATGCAAAATATggtatttcatttattatttgatttttttcatattcagcTGGCTAATttagacacccccccccccctttttttttttttctcttcagggAACTCCTATACTTACCCGCACATGCCTCGCTATGTCCACAACCCTGGCCCCCCTACTGACACAGGCTCTTCACCCTACCCAGAAAGCTACCCTGTTTCCTATGCTACAGGACGTCAGTACACTACCCCAAACTCTGATCCTCGATACGGCTACCCCTCACACCCTGAAGGCCGCCGCCACCCAACTTATGGGGTCCACGCTACACCCCAGCCCTACATGCGAGATGAGCTAGGGCACAGAAGTCCAGTGCCTATGGATGTGCCCCCATTACCACAGACCCAAACAGCAGGAGTCTCCTCTTACCATCAGGAATCGCAGCGGGATAGATACGGGCATGAGATCTACAGCCATCCTGGCCAGAGCAGGTCTTACAGTAGGGTAAGACTTTGTTTAATTCCAGCTGTACATGAGACATCATCAGGACAAAAAGCACTTAACCGTTTTACTTAGTTGTTCTATTTTACATAGCTGTATTCAAAAGTTAAACAGCCTTGGTCAAgttacatgttttgttgataGTGTTAGTGAAAATATAGAAAAGTCATCTACAGaaagcagttttatttattgtttattttttaagtaattCCTTTTGGTATGTGTGTTTAATATactaaaggaaaaataaatctaaaatggGGCCAGTGCAAATGTATTGgcacaaattattattttatgtttttgtaataGTGCGTTTGTAATTATTACCAGTGTTTATCACTATATACTTTCTTATATGATGTGAGCTATTTATAGGTGATGTGTTGAAATATCAAAGTGCTAATGTTTATGGCAGTGGTTTTCAGTTCTTGTCTTGCAAACTGCATACATTGCTCATTCTTATGTTTTAGCTGCTCAAACACATTTGACTCAAGGTTACTATTCTTAATAATTGTACTCAGGTGTGTTTGatcaagaaaaatacaaaaatgcacAAAGATTGAAAAAATGGGTTATAAATTACTCGTATAATACTAGATACATTTTACAACTAAAAGTATGTTTGAAGcatatatttagaaaaaaaaacttacaaataACAATAATGCAGATATGTAGAGAGCATTTTGTGAACTAGACCTCTGAAATTGGTCTAAACAGCAATATATCTACAAACATTTCTGAGCTAAGTACTTGATATCCTGGGCGTCTCTGTTACAGAGTCCCTACGTCCGGCCACAGCCCACCTTGGATGACCTGCACCGCCGTCGCAAGGAGATCATGGCTCAGCTGGAAGAGCGTAAAGTTGTCTCGCCTCCACCCTTTGCCTCCTCTGCAAACCTGTCCCACTCATATGATCCTACATACCCTGAAGAGGTCAGAGGGCAAAACCATATAAGCACCCTGCCACTGGTATATCATTTAAGGAGCATGTGAATATAGTGCTAATTACCATATGCACTGTATGTCATATAATCATGCAGGGAATCTGTATTAAAACCTGGTGGATAGACTTATATGATTGCCATTGTATGGTAATACAATCGATATTGGTATATCCTTTGTGTCTGAAATTGGTAGTTTAACTAAATTCTGTGTTGCTGTGAATGATCAACAGTACCTGGAAGAGAACTCTCCTGCGTTCGAGAGCTTCAGGGAGCCAGAATGTGCTGCTCAGTACTCTCCATGGTCATGTGGCACACTTGTCTCCTACATTGCCACCAAGGATGTGAAATCCAAAGAGGCCATTGCCACAGGCTACACAGAAATGGTGAGTTGGATTTCAATCTCTGTTGCTCTCAAAATTAATTTGAAGGCAATGTGAATGGGTTCTATTTGATAGACTGTTGTCCTACCATAATGGAGTGAGAGCTCAAGGCAAAAGGTTATCGCTGTTTGCTCTGCTGAGGTTGTCCTCTTTTACCATGTTGACAGACCAAAGGCCATATTAACTTAAGTATTTATTCCATGGTATTTATTTGTCGTATGAGACTTCCTCCATTTTTGATTGAGTAGAAGCCTCTATTGAAACataaactgtaaatattaacgttttcctgtttaatatatatcaaataaatacatgtaaaataCATGTGCAGacattatataatttaatgAGGCTTACTCTTCCACTCAGCAGAATGTAGACAAGGGTCTGAGAGATCCTACCCTGGAGCTGCAGCGCAGAGCACCTGAGGTTAAAGACGATGACCCGATCATTCCGTTCGGCTCACTGCCCACTGTTTCACGCTTTGGAGCCATCTCGCGCACATCTAAATCAGGCTACCAGCCGGCTGGCCTGATGACAGGGCTCCCGGCCAAACATGCTGCCACTGCAGGTAACATACAGACAGCATGACAGACTTAAAGGGTATTTAGCTGAAGTCTGACTAACACCAACATGACATTGAAGTCTTCACTTAACTTAAATCTGTTAATAGTGCTGAGTCACTTGTTAAAGAGCTTCAGTATGGCACTGTTTcaacctttttgtttttttagcaaTCGATTATAACTATGGAAATCATGAAGCATGGAGTGAAGTCTCTTACCCCCAACATCAAACCATACCATCTCAGGGACACTTTAATGAACGGTGAGGATGAATTTTTCATCACTATGCATTGAAGTGGTTGCTTAATCCTCATAGACTGTTGAAATATTGGAAGCTTTAATCATTTGTTGTGATGATGTACGCTGCCTGTGACTGACATCCAAACGTTATGGTGTACTCATACATAAAAATGTGATTAGCAGCTTAATATATTCATCAATTAAATCATATATTCTGTCTGTTCTGTTATTATGGTGTACTCATAATAAAGGGTGTGATAGGAGCTTAAAATATTTGTCCAATAAATCAGATATTCTGCCTGTTCTATTAGTATATGTTGACtgatttaatctttttttttttgtcatttagtCTGCCCCCTGCTGCCGCAGACAGGGAACAGCTCAGAATGGAACTTCATCAGGTCAACCAACAGATCACCCAGCAGACCCGGTCCATGGAGGTAAAATCCTCTCTTTATTCATACCTGCCATTCAAAGGAATGGTTCCATTAGTCCGTTTTATTTGCATTCCTAGGTTACATTTAATGTGAACCTTTAAGTTGCTGTACActcattttcataattttcttCTAATTATTATATTGAATGGGTAAAATGCTCTGAAGTGGCAAGGAGAGAGCAATATAAACTTTTGTATTGTGAGATTTTTCATTGCTGACTGCTTGTCAGCTTTTGTTTGCTACAGGGGTATCCAAACCTAAGCTAATTGGGCTAGCTTCTTTGATAGTGCTACTGCTATCTTAATGATGCCACCTTGATGACTTTGCCATGGTAATGCCACTGTCAGTGATTCTCAGATATGCCTCACCCCCATAGTTCAGAGCTTGCAGaaaatggagatttttagagCTTTTAAGGATTAACTACAATACTGTATAAATAGATATTGAATAACATAgttaaatgcatacatttttatacTTAAAAACAGCAGTGGCTTTAAAAAAATTCCCTATGTTAGTTTTCTGATTTCTTTGAACACTTCAGTGTGTCCGTTTTCTAGCTGGCTGCTGCTTAATCTATTGAACAACTTATTCTCTGCCTACCAAAAATTTGTCTGGAGCTGCCACTAGGAGTGAATAAAGTTTCAGTGTATTGGTTTTAGCATGTTAAAtctgtcacagagctccagtaGTGTGGTGGCTTCGCAGAGAGAGTCTGCCTTGGTAGCAGGTCAGCCCACTCCTGTGGAATGGTCAACAGGTGGTGTGTCCAGCAAGCAGCTGAGCCTGGAACTGCACCAGGTGGAACGAGAGATTGGCATGAGGACAAGGGCCATGGTGAGCAGGACCACAGTGACAGACCCTTGAATTATGTCTGTGCATGTCTATAAGCGTCGTCTTATaagttacatttatattaatgtgtaaattacctttaacaaaatataaataaaccccTGGATCACAAATTGAGAAGCCAAActgagaatgaataaaaatatgctGTTAACATTTACACCTCTGTTTGGCCAGTGTTGGCAAAGCTgtgctgttgtttatttttttgtttgtgatgCAGGAAAATCAGTTAGCTCCTGGGATGAAGTACAAGCTGGTAACAGCCAGTGAGAATGGCCAGGCTGAGCACAGTTTGCAGAGAGAGGAACGCCAGCTAGCCCTTGGGTAGGTCAGACATTTTTAGCCCTCTTGCAAATTTCTTGTTTTTAGAAGCCCTATTAAGTTTATGAAGGTGTTGACGTACATCTGGATATCTGAGCCAGCTGTGCTAAGTTAGGGCTGGGACAAAAGGTTACAGTCTTTGAGTTTACTCAGTTGGTTTGTGTCAATCTAATATAAACCACAAAAGTAatgataaacactgtaaaaataaatattgtcaTACTGGCCAACCCTATaattaatctgtttttatttttcttatctCTCTATAGTGAGGGCTCAAATGGTTCAAGCTCTGTGATGCAGGACTGTGGTTTGGGTAGCGGTAACATGTCCTCCTTGACCAGCAAGACTTCCTCACTGAGCCTGTCATCTGATCTGGTGGCCAGCAGCCCAGACCTGTCTAAGAATGGGGTGGTTCACACATGTTCATAGCCAGTCTTTTTGTATTGAGCTATCTGCTACCTGAGAATGGGGTGATCCTCCTCTTCACTTTACCCTGTCTATCTCACTTGTTCCTTGGTAGTCCCCATCAAAGACCTTCTGTAGCCTGTCTTatctctcattcactcattgaGGCCACAGTACATTATCCTGCCATCCAGCATGCTCCTACTTTTAGAACTTTTATTGCTGTCCACAGTATTGGGATGTCAAACATTCCGTATCTTTCTTGAGAATAAGGGCTATGTTGGGAAATCTGGATCTGAAATCAACCACTAACCGAATCAGGCAAATGTGGGTGGTGTACATTAACAGGACAGACCTCACAGTcagaacttttttttaatatagaaatGAGCAGTATCTGccatttattcacttttttgttctgtgaatgaatattttttttcttatgtcAATCTAAGTCTCTCCTTGCCTTGGAAGCCAGGGTATCTGAGATCATTTTATCAATATCAAGTGTTTACTTGGCCTCACTGAAGACTACAGACtaacaataatttaaattatataagtAATCTTGGCTTTAAACTCAGACATTCTCATTAGGAATTAATGGATTCAAACTACATTATTGGtagttacatttattattacacTTTCAATGTTTTAACTTCAGTAAAACGGCTTACATTGTTCAGATTATTTTTGGTTATAGTTGCACAAGCTACAACCAAATTGTTTCTGATGATACCATGTGATATGTCGTCTGTTTAAAAGAACTCTTTTCCCAGCACTTTTTTTTGACAGACTGAGAGTTGTTTTCAATAACATTTCAGTCCATTTATTAATGTTGCTCCTCAattcaagaaaaagaaaaggtggTCTAAAATACATCTAATATCTTAGGCCTCAAAGTTGACTTTATTGCTGGTTTGTTGGCTTGAGTTGATACTGACACAGGCTTTCTCCCTGTGTATTTTCTTCCCAGATAAAGATTGCTTATCTGCATTGTTAGTCTGCCTGGAGAAATATGGCCAAATTCATCTGCATTATATTTTAGTGTATTTTTGAtgtatattcattttaaaatgctgtagAGGCTCATAGAATTAGACTTTGCTTTTTTGTTCGAAGGTGATCAGAAAAAGGTCTGATATAAAGCTTATGGAAAAAGCCAGAAAACCACTCACATATTTGTAGCCTacttttgttattgttatttttgtcaAATGCTAACATACCTCTCAGctttaacatatttttaaacaatgaacCTTACATGCTTCATCCTGAGGATGGTAAAAAAAATCTATGATACAAATTATAAGGAGACATTCTGTTTTATGAATGTTAATACAGGATGAGTCCAAAGTCgtaggacacccttttatctaaataccccagcaagtaatgggtgaggagGGCCTTTATTTTAGGCTATGTCCCGAAcctggccgccatcttgaaggCCACTATATTGGATCAGGGTCATGTTTTTCCAAtaggaaggtggtcatgtagcaaaTCAAAggaataaaagggtgtcctatgacttttgactcaccctgtacatTGTTTTTTCACTTCATCAGTGAAAATCCTTGATCTACATACAGATCTTACTGCAGAATTTATGATGTTGGTCAAACATTACAGTTAAAGTGCTGCTCTGGTGTGGCCTTTTCCCCTTAAACTGTTTACGTTTTTACACTGGCTCTTGTAGGACATATGATGTTCTATAAAATGGCACGTAATATAAGAGGACTCTTCTGATCATCTTGGATCAAACTGAAAAGGACTTTGTAATTTGTTTTCTTAACTTCTGTGAAGTTGCTGTAACATTTTGATTTGTAGGTTAATCATTTCTCCAGGGAGGCCACAGTGTGTATTTGGGCCTAATATAACTTGTACAGGTTCAGGCTTAGATTCCTGCTCAGctgatttttgtgttttatctgCTTTAAGGCACCTCCAACTCTGCTTATAAAGGGCTTAATAATTCAACTGATTAGATGATTCCAGTGTGTTGAAGCATGCAATCCTCAAAAATGTACTAAGCATGGGATTGAAAATAACAGGTTGTTTACTTCAAACTATCTTATGTGGAGTTTCTCAATATCCCATCATTAAGACTATAAATTAAAGTGATACTACTTAGGACTGCAGCTCGAACAACTGCGTAGAGTAACAAATTATTTGAAACTTCTGTCACTTTGCATTGTTGAATCACACTGAGCTTATGGACTATACTTCCcaacaattaaaatttacatCCAAAGACTTGATATGAGATTGATTTACACTTGTAGCATAAAGACTTTTATGTAGTACCAAAAATATTCTATGAATTTTATAAGTAGAAGAATCTTTTTGATACTAATATAAAGCATTGTAAAGGTTCTTTATACATCAGACAGTCCATCAAACACGAGAACCACTTGACTAGACAACAAGACAAAAAGTGACCATGGTTCTATTTATAACCATTGCCTTTAGTACTGAAATTTGGGACCCTGCccccttttaaaaatgttttttcctaACAGATACTAATTTTATAATAGCCTGGTAGCTTTAGAAACAAATGCTGGACATGTATGTGTTATATTTGGGATAATAGAAGAATTGTATAAATTAGGATTTCTTTTGGGAACCTTGACTGAGAATTTATTACTACTGTGATAAATGTTGACTGTTAAGTGGTTCTGTACTGACAGTGTTCATGGAACTGGGAAAATTTAGACACTAAAGCCATGCTATCATTTCTTGGTAGAAATGACTTTGATTTAATTTAGAAGCAGTATCAAACTGACATGCAGTGCAGAACTAGAACAATTTCTGATCCCTGATTTATTTTGAATTCATGAGCAATATTGTAGTATGGACTTTGTTGTTATAATAAACTTAATAAATTAAGTATTTACTCAGGACTTCTGAGAGAGTTAAGGTCTGGTAGCTTCAGTCCCAATATCCCTGCCAAATTTACAAACTTCTTATTGTGGAGATGGCTTAATTACAGTTTACTTGCAGTTTATTTTTTCTCATGATTAGATAAGTGATTTaacacaattattttttttcacttctTTTCCCATTTCTTTATGCAGTTTTAATGGCCAATGTTTAATGGTCTCTCGAGACATTCCGCTGCATACTTTAACACACCTATTTGgtgcatattttatttaactgttACTATCGCTTGCGTATGAGCTTTGTGACATTTGAGCAGTCATTAAGATTGCACCTGATCGCCTCAAAGATGGATACATATTCAGTGACTGAGATGAAAACCATACACAAGTTGTGATGTATTTTGGCCTACCATTGAGGTATGTTTTATTGCTGTGGCAGAATAATTTAAGAACCACTTGCATAGTTTTGCATGTTTTTACATTATCatgtattgtaaaaaaaaaaaaaaaaaatagtaataattaaGGATGGGGGAAAAAGGGGGGAGCCGCCCCGTGCCTTGCGATTTTGTTGCATCATCAGGCAGTTTGATCATTAAAGATTTTGTTGGTGCATAGTGTGCGGTGAATATTAGTTGTGTGAATGTCCTAGAAAAATTATATATGCTCACGTATACTTTGTGAACAAGATTCAGGGCTTTGTAGAACGTAAGTGACAAGTGCACTCTAAGCATTTTCGCATTTTCACAACACTTAGCCATCACCAGACCTTTAACTTTTGAGTGTAATGGCTTACAGGCCTATACGTTAGTCTGCAAACTTCGACTGCTGTTCTAATAAATGGTCTTAAGTTGACCACTTCTTAAAACCAGTAGCATGACTTACAATATGCTTAATACCCCTTCTTATTTAGAACAAGTATATTTCTACACTTGAAACATATTCAGAACAAGTGTATCTCTACATAGAATATCACTGTCCCTTAATGCAGATTAAATAGGGGCACTATTATCTGGTCAGTGACTGTAGATGTTGATGTTCTCATGGGGTTTTAATGGCATTTCTGAAATATTGTTGGAAGggatatattgaaatataagtctttttttttctgcattagGCATTGCAGTACAgttgcgcgtgtgtgtgtgtatgtatgtgtatatatatatatatatataattaattacacacacaagCCTGCAGAGAGGAATTGatttgtaactcactcacatacctATATTTAGCAAGCTAAATTCTAATCGGGTGTGTGCTATTAGCTGTCAAATCTTTGGTAACTCCATAACAATAGTGATTTATATCAGTGAAACTATCGCTGAACTCCAAACAGAACCAAGTACCATTGAAATCTACTACTAAAATCCTACACATTGAATTTCAGGACCATTGGGCTTTCAATTAACATTTGGTACAAGGTTAAAGTCCTTTTCGAGTTTTCAGTAGTCTGCATTTCTACTTTCACCCATATTTTCAGGCTAAACACACTTGGTAGCTTGTAACTAGATGTACTTGTTAAAAAGGGATTTAGGCTCTGCAACTCTACTGtaatatgtatgtatacataCCATGCAATACCACACTGCCTGCTGCAGAAATGCCAATCGTGATTCAAGCAGCACAAGgtttgtttagccttgtttaaaTGTGTGCTTTTTCTAACAGAAGACTGGTGAACATAAAggagcatttatatttataaacaagCCATAAGTCCTGGATTTGGTTTTCCCAAGAAACATAATTTTTGTAAGACTGGTCACTTTGTGGAGAGTGCATATGGATGAGAATTTTGAGTGTTGTGGGgatgttgtgttgtttgttgcTTATTATTTCCCCAAACTGGTTTGAATTTGTTTCTTTACATGAAACACAGCGATAAACTAGTCTTTCACTCAGAAGGGCTACAGTGACTACCTTACTGAATTAATGCTTTTGACAGTCATTAAAGATTAGCTGTATGTATCTATTGTTGCAAAGCAACATCCACATCCATCCTCCCATCAGGCGAGATGTGGAAGAACAATCttaagtgtaaaaataaaaaaaagggaaCCAAATCGTTAACCCGTTCTTGTCAATGTCTTATTTATAATTCAGCAGCTAGTGAAAAGCCTCAAGTGtctgtccttttctctcttttcctccccTGATTGAGTAATGTAAATTTTGATCATGAATGTTGACTGCTAATAGAGCTGTTCATGTGGGCCAAATGTATGTCTATAATTAATTTGGGCATGTGTAAATTTTGAATAATGTTTCATACTATTAATATGTAGAATATGGAGGAGAGAACAAAGCGATAAATGATTAACTCCACTGTAATTGGCTGAAGTGGGTGGGTAGTGGGAGGGTGTCCAGTTGGACAAATGAGTATTAGAGTGCACAGTTGGGTTAGGAGGAGGGACTTGTCGCTGACCACATCTTTTGAAATGGACAGTATGAAGTAGTTTTAGCAGAAGTAGAAGGAAGAATTTTGCACACTCACAAAGGCACGTATTTAGCTTATAGCTGTAGGATGTTGTGTTTAAATGGATGATAAT encodes:
- the rc3h1a gene encoding roquin-1a isoform X2; this translates as MPVQAPQWTEFLLCPICTQTFEENVRKPISLGCGHTVCKMCLNKLHRKACPFDQTTISTDIELLPVNTALLQLVCGQVPKSHAVALVKGAEDTKHYDEARTCVEELALYLKPLSNNRGVGLGCATQSLLSRPMQRKLVTLVHCQLVEEEGRVRAMRAARSLGERTVTELILQHQNPQQLSSNLWAAVRARGCQFLGPAMQEEALKLVLLALEDGSALSRKVLVLFVVQRLEPRFPQASKTSIGHVVQLLYRASCFKVTKRDEDSSLMQLKEEFRTYEALRREHDSQIVQIAMEGGLRIAPDQWSSLLYGDQSHKSHMQSIIDKLQTPASFAQSVQELTIALQRTGDPANLNRLRPHLELLADIDPSPDAPAPTWEQLDKGLVAVKTVVHGLVDFIQNHSKKGGDPQQAPQHSKYKTYMCRDMKQKGGCPRGASCTFAHTQEELEKYRKVNKRLPTRKNLSQSLTQLNEMDVVFPPSLLPDEGLVVEGLSHKPGIVTNGIIPVGPGTVPLVSRGSDPSYDPARKLVKPDAVSLSAPGSPPDLLDPMSKVGMPAPPLPRGTRESLTSHKHTTSLSRIAPIPQYPPHQPEGYYSEQRLLPSASQYESSQYPPGNSYTYPHMPRYVHNPGPPTDTGSSPYPESYPVSYATGRQYTTPNSDPRYGYPSHPEGRRHPTYGVHATPQPYMRDELGHRSPVPMDVPPLPQTQTAGVSSYHQESQRDRYGHEIYSHPGQSRSYSRSPYVRPQPTLDDLHRRRKEIMAQLEERKVVSPPPFASSANLSHSYDPTYPEEYLEENSPAFESFREPECAAQYSPWSCGTLVSYIATKDVKSKEAIATGYTEMNVDKGLRDPTLELQRRAPEVKDDDPIIPFGSLPTVSRFGAISRTSKSGYQPAGLMTGLPAKHAATAAIDYNYGNHEAWSEVSYPQHQTIPSQGHFNERLPPAAADREQLRMELHQVNQQITQQTRSMESSSSVVASQRESALVAGQPTPVEWSTGGVSSKQLSLELHQVEREIGMRTRAMENQLAPGMKYKLVTASENGQAEHSLQREERQLALGEGSNGSSSVMQDCGLGSGNMSSLTSKTSSLSLSSDLVASSPDLSKNGVVHTCS
- the rc3h1a gene encoding roquin-1a isoform X1 — encoded protein: MPVQAPQWTEFLLCPICTQTFEENVRKPISLGCGHTVCKMCLNKLHRKACPFDQTTISTDIELLPVNTALLQLVCGQVPKSHAVALVKGAEDTKHYDEARTCVEELALYLKPLSNNRGVGLGCATQSLLSRPMQRKLVTLVHCQLVEEEGRVRAMRAARSLGERTVTELILQHQNPQQLSSNLWAAVRARGCQFLGPAMQEEALKLVLLALEDGSALSRKVLVLFVVQRLEPRFPQASKTSIGHVVQLLYRASCFKVTKRDEDSSLMQLKEEFRTYEALRREHDSQIVQIAMEGGLRIAPDQWSSLLYGDQSHKSHMQSIIDKLQTPASFAQSVQELTIALQRTGDPANLNRLRPHLELLADIDPSPDAPAPTWEQLDKGLVAVKTVVHGLVDFIQNHSKKGGDPQQAPQHSKYKTYMCRDMKQKGGCPRGASCTFAHTQEELEKYRKVNKRLPTRKNLSQSLTQLNEMDVVFPPSLLPDEGLVVEGLSHKPGIVTNGIIPVGPGTVPLVSRGSDPSYDPARKLVKPDAVSLSAPGSPPDLLDPMSKVGMPAPPLPRGTRESLTSHKHTTSLSRIAPIPQYPPHQPEGYYSEQRLLPSASQYESSQYPPGNSYTYPHMPRYVHNPGPPTDTGSSPYPESYPVSYATGRQYTTPNSDPRYGYPSHPEGRRHPTYGVHATPQPYMRDELGHRSPVPMDVPPLPQTQTAGVSSYHQESQRDRYGHEIYSHPGQSRSYSRSPYVRPQPTLDDLHRRRKEIMAQLEERKVVSPPPFASSANLSHSYDPTYPEEYLEENSPAFESFREPECAAQYSPWSCGTLVSYIATKDVKSKEAIATGYTEMQNVDKGLRDPTLELQRRAPEVKDDDPIIPFGSLPTVSRFGAISRTSKSGYQPAGLMTGLPAKHAATAAIDYNYGNHEAWSEVSYPQHQTIPSQGHFNERLPPAAADREQLRMELHQVNQQITQQTRSMESSSSVVASQRESALVAGQPTPVEWSTGGVSSKQLSLELHQVEREIGMRTRAMENQLAPGMKYKLVTASENGQAEHSLQREERQLALGEGSNGSSSVMQDCGLGSGNMSSLTSKTSSLSLSSDLVASSPDLSKNGVVHTCS